Within Fusobacterium gonidiaformans ATCC 25563, the genomic segment CTGCTTCCGGATTGTTTTCTTTTTGAATGGGAAGAGCATAGGTATTATTAAATTCTTCTAAACTTCCAAACATTCCGGGATTTAAGAAACGGAATAAAGAATAGAGTTCACTCAAATTATTTTCAATCGGCGTTCCACTCAAAGCAATTCTATTTTCAGACTGCAATAACATTACCGCTCTTGTCGTTTGTGAATGAATATTTTTAATATTTTGAGATTCATCTAAAATAACCAAATCAAAAAAGAATTCTTTTAATAACACAATGTCATTCCTTACGGTTCCATACGTTGTTAAAATAACGTCCTGTTCTTCCATAACTTGTAAGTCTCTATGATTTCCATAGTAAATTCCGACTTTTAATCCTGGACTAAATTTTTCTATTTCACTTTGCCAGTTATAAATCAAACTTTTTGGCATAATAATCAAAGATTTTTTCTTCTCTTGATGTAATTTTGTTAGAATAGCAATGGCTTGAAGAGTCTTTCCAAGACCCATATCATCTGCTAAACAAGCTCCTAAATGCTTTTCTGATAAATAGGAAAGCCATTTATATCCATATTCTTGATAACTTCTCAAAGTTGCATTTAATTTTGGCAAAGATACTTGATACTCTTTCAAATGATTCATTCCATAAAAGAAATTTTTCTGTAATACATATTCATCACTCAATATTTTTTCTTCTATGATATCATCAATAATAGGAAGATCAAAGAAAGAAATTTTAACTTTGTTGTCCTCACTTTCTTTAAAAATTCTTTCCAACTTTTCAATATATCTTTTATTAATAAGAGCATTTGTTCCATCGCTTAAGACAATATAGGAATCTTTTTGATAGGAAGATAAGACCTCTTGAATGGAGAATTTTTCACCTTCGATTTCAATTTCCGCCTCTCCCTCCAAGAAATCAATAGAATAATGAAAATTTCCTGTTATTCTAGGTTTGACTGCCTTAATATTGTATTTCTTCAATTTATCGGTTCCTGCAATTTGATATTGATTGGCAAATTGTAATAAATTTTTTGTAATAAATTCCCTCGCCACATTTTCCGGTAAAATTAAGAAATAATCTTCATCCAAATAATAAGCTTGGCGTATTCCTAATTCTCTTTGTGTTTTAACTAAAATCTTTACTAATTCTTCTACAAGCTCCCTAACAGGAGAAGTATCTATTTTAGAAATTTGAATTTTCTTTTCTCTAAGATTTAAAGTAACTACTTCCTCAAAATCATTGTCCTTTAAAAACTTATAATCCATGCTAGACACTTCTGCACTAATTCGTAAGTACAGACTGTTATCAGAAGCAATCTTTTCAATCAGAATTTGTGGTTTTACGATAATAGTCTCCACTTCTACTGTTTTATAATCTCGATAACGTAATTCCATCTCCGGAAAATGTTTATGTGCCAAAGTCATTAATTTTTCAACTTCCGGAAATCGTAATTCTGTGATGAAATCTTTTAAATCATATAGACCTGTTCTTTTATTTTTCAAGGAATAAAAACTACCATTTGCTACAATATCTTCTGTAATAATGCTGATATCCTCGTCCACTTCCGACAATTCTATCTGAGAAGTATAAATTCCTTCTTCCCCCTTTTTTTCTCGGATACAGAGAATCAAAGAGTATTTCCCTTTTTTCCAAGTAATCTTTTCAAAATTCTCTTTTACAAAATGATCTTGTTCCTTTAAAAATTGTAATAATTCCTCTTGATCTTCCAAAAAAATTCGATCCCATTTCTTATCCCAGCCTGCAAAAAAAACATCTTTCTGCTCCATAGGAATATAAGGATAAATAGGGTCTAGTTCAATCTCCTCTTCCGATACGGCTTTCCCATAAGAATCTACCAAATCAATATAGTAGCCCCTTTCCTCTTTCTTCAACATA encodes:
- a CDS encoding DEAD/DEAH box helicase, with the translated sequence MIHGIFYMLKKEERGYYIDLVDSYGKAVSEEEIELDPIYPYIPMEQKDVFFAGWDKKWDRIFLEDQEELLQFLKEQDHFVKENFEKITWKKGKYSLILCIREKKGEEGIYTSQIELSEVDEDISIITEDIVANGSFYSLKNKRTGLYDLKDFITELRFPEVEKLMTLAHKHFPEMELRYRDYKTVEVETIIVKPQILIEKIASDNSLYLRISAEVSSMDYKFLKDNDFEEVVTLNLREKKIQISKIDTSPVRELVEELVKILVKTQRELGIRQAYYLDEDYFLILPENVAREFITKNLLQFANQYQIAGTDKLKKYNIKAVKPRITGNFHYSIDFLEGEAEIEIEGEKFSIQEVLSSYQKDSYIVLSDGTNALINKRYIEKLERIFKESEDNKVKISFFDLPIIDDIIEEKILSDEYVLQKNFFYGMNHLKEYQVSLPKLNATLRSYQEYGYKWLSYLSEKHLGACLADDMGLGKTLQAIAILTKLHQEKKKSLIIMPKSLIYNWQSEIEKFSPGLKVGIYYGNHRDLQVMEEQDVILTTYGTVRNDIVLLKEFFFDLVILDESQNIKNIHSQTTRAVMLLQSENRIALSGTPIENNLSELYSLFRFLNPGMFGSLEEFNNTYALPIQKENNPEAVQDLRKKIYPFILRRVKKEVLQDLPDKIEKTIYIDMNVEHKKFYEERRNYYYNMIHASIREKGLGKAQFFILQALNELRQITSCPEVKNSYISSSKKEMLIEQIVEAVENDHKVLVFTNYIGSIENICKSLEEREIAYLSMTGSTKDRQQLVNKFQKNEKYKVFVMTLKTGGVGLNLTAADTIFIYDPWWNKTVENQAIDRAYRLGQDRTVFSYKLILKDTIEEKILQLQELKSKLLDDVISEDNLSNKSFTEKEIEFILGK